The Desulfobulbaceae bacterium genome includes a region encoding these proteins:
- a CDS encoding chemotaxis protein CheR yields MPAQNKGSKQKSKPSHIVGIGASAGGLKALQQFFSNMQPETGIAFVIIQHLSPDYKSMMVELLNKHTKMAVCRAQDGMEMEPDHIYLITPRKNITTMNGKLFLAEQVERQGLNLPIDNFFRSLAEDQGERALGIILSGTGSDGTRGLRAIKAEGGTIFVQSEESAEFDGMPRCAIATGLADFILSPEQMPVQLLQFINHPRIAGPKEPLEVIKKEENSFTKLFSVLKKKCKVDFTYYKPATVVRRIERRMVIVQVDGIDEYMDYIHRNPPETIALFKDLLIGVTKFFRDHEAFNSIAEKALPALISQAEVRNHPLLRV; encoded by the coding sequence ATGCCAGCCCAGAACAAAGGATCAAAGCAAAAAAGCAAGCCTTCACATATTGTCGGAATTGGCGCTTCCGCCGGTGGTCTGAAGGCCTTGCAGCAGTTTTTTTCAAACATGCAGCCTGAAACCGGGATTGCTTTTGTTATCATTCAGCACCTGTCACCGGACTATAAAAGTATGATGGTTGAGCTGTTGAACAAACACACAAAAATGGCGGTCTGCAGAGCTCAGGATGGCATGGAGATGGAGCCTGATCATATCTATCTGATTACCCCAAGAAAAAACATCACCACCATGAACGGCAAGCTTTTTTTGGCAGAACAGGTTGAAAGGCAGGGGCTTAATCTGCCGATAGACAATTTTTTCAGATCACTTGCTGAAGATCAGGGCGAACGTGCCTTGGGAATTATATTGTCCGGTACAGGCAGTGACGGCACCCGAGGTTTGCGGGCGATCAAAGCAGAAGGAGGGACGATTTTTGTTCAAAGCGAGGAGTCTGCTGAATTTGATGGTATGCCGCGATGTGCCATTGCCACTGGTCTTGCTGACTTTATTCTTTCTCCGGAGCAGATGCCTGTTCAGTTGTTGCAGTTTATAAATCACCCACGCATAGCCGGTCCGAAAGAACCGCTTGAGGTAATAAAAAAAGAAGAAAACAGTTTCACAAAACTGTTTTCAGTGCTTAAGAAAAAATGCAAGGTCGATTTTACCTACTATAAGCCGGCAACTGTTGTAAGAAGAATAGAAAGAAGAATGGTGATCGTTCAGGTTGACGGGATTGATGAATATATGGATTATATTCATCGCAACCCGCCAGAAACCATTGCGCTGTTCAAGGATCTCCTGATCGGGGTCACCAAATTTTTCCGTGATCATGAGGCGTTTAATTCTATTGCCGAAAAAGCTCTTCCTGCTCTCATCTCACAAGCAGAGGTCCGGAATCACCCATTACTTCGAGTTT